One window of the Zea mays cultivar B73 chromosome 3, Zm-B73-REFERENCE-NAM-5.0, whole genome shotgun sequence genome contains the following:
- the LOC103649584 gene encoding RING-H2 finger protein ATL39-like has protein sequence MSIPSMSSSSPSVGSPLPPARDGGPGPFVWRQKEQPQPQPQPQHPDYSFTGRVLLTAVVILAILTVVFVLIRLLLYQFVARGRGRLAVGVRRSFGSFARRSARHGLAASALAALPVATYRVRGADDDGPSSASDGAGTGTADCAVCLSELADGEKVRALPGCSHVFHVDCIDAWLRSRTTCPVCRAEVRPKATADTRPSPPPALIDAAGGTLVVTVVGGAAETGDAHRTSVLGSGQPAGAVG, from the coding sequence ATGTCCATCCCATCCATGTCGAGCTCGAGCCCCTCCGTGGGGAGCCCTTTGCCGCCGGCGCGCGACGGCGGGCCGGGCCCGTTCGTGTGGCGGCAGAAGGagcagccgcagccgcagccgcagccgcagcaTCCGGACTACAGCTTCACCGGCCGCGTCCTGCTCACGGCCGTCGTCATACTCGCCATACTCACCGTCGTCTTCGTCCTCATCCGCCTGCTCCTGTACCAGTTCGTGGCGCGCGGACGGGGCCGCCTGGCCGTGGGCGTCCGCCGCTCCTTCGGCTCCTTCGCCAGGAGGAGCGCCCGCCACGGGCTCGCCGCGTCCGCGCTCGCCGCGCTGCCGGTCGCCACGTACCGCGTCCGCGGGGCGGACGACGACGGGCCTAGCTCCGCCTCCGACGGCGCCGGGACCGGGACGGCGGACTGCGCGGTGTGTCTGTCGGAGCTCGCGGACGGCGAGAAGGTGCGCGCGCTCCCGGGCTGCAGCCACGTCTTCCACGTCGATTGCATCGACGCGTGGCTGCGGTCCCGGACCACGTGCCCGGTGTGCCGGGCCGAGGTGCGGCCCAAGGCGACGGCGGACACGCGCCCCTCGCCGCCTCCGGCGTTGATCGATGCCGCTGGGGGCACGTTGGTCGTGACCGTGGTAGGCGGCGCCGCGGAGACCGGGGACGCACACCGCACGTCCGTGCTGGGCTCCGGTCAACCGGCCGGTGCCGTTGGGTAG